DNA from Podospora pseudopauciseta strain CBS 411.78 chromosome 5 map unlocalized CBS411.78m_5, whole genome shotgun sequence:
GGTTCGCGAAATTGAGAATGAGGTTGTGTTCAAGCAGCTACCGCGGAGCActgttgggttgggtggcCCCAATGTCATTCGTCAGCCTCTTCGGCCATTGGCGAATGCACACAATGTTGCCACGGGTGCTGTCCTCGCGGCGAAAGCTGCtgagaaggctgccgagaAAGCCGACAAGCCGGCCAAGGCTTTTATGGTTTATACTGACAAGAAGCCTGCCGCTGCCCCAGCACGGCCCGTGCCTGCTGTAGCTaacacctcctccaagctcCAGCCTCCAATGGTGATCACCAAACGGATTTCGGATGTCACGGATTCGGCGCTCAGGCCATCAAAGCTCGCCCGCCCTACCCAAATCGGTCATCCCCGCCCAGCAGTAGCTGCGCCGGCTAAGGAACAGCAACTATCTATCTCGGCAGCGCAGATCGAAGCcatggtggagaagaaggtggccGAGATTCTTGCCTCCCGCGCTGCCGAACTCACTCCCCCCGCGACGACCCCTGAGCCTGCCGCACAACCCAAAGAAGAGATCAGCGAAGACGTGAAACGGCGGTTGGAAGCCTTGGAGAAGCGTATCGAGAAGGAATCATCCCGAGAGGACGGGCGGTCGGAAGGTCTCCGCTTGTTGCTGCAGGCACGCCAAGCGAAGGAGagaggcgaagaggaggaaacgCTGCGGCTGTACGAGAGCGCATTGCCGTACTTCCCCGGACAGACAAAACTGTTGGCGAAGATTGAAAAGCTGAAGATCAAATTGGGAAAGATGGCGCCAGAGGAGCGGACAACACCCAGGAAGACCAAGAAAATTCTGGTGCTGAAAGATGAGGACGGAGAATATGATGGGACAGAGGCCGATGTCGAGGATGATGTTCCTCTCCGTCAGCGTAAGACGTCTAAGAAGAAGGTGTCCAAGGCATCAGATGGAGAAGATAGCACGGGGCCAGCTTCGCCCAGGACACAGCAGCTGCTGGATATTGTCAACTCCAGAGATTTGGCGCTTATCAAGGGCCTGCATGGGTTTGGGGCCAAGAAAGCGCAGGATCTGGTTGATGTCCTCAATCTTAAGGGGGATGGCACCGACGAGGTCAACAGGATTGCGTCATTGTCGCAGCTGAAAATGCTGCCCGGCATTGGCACCCGGACTGTGGAGAGGGCCTATGAAGGGCTCACTCTGGAGGTGTAAAAGTTTTCGTTTTATTTTTCGTCTTTGGGTATTGTCTGTTTAGCATGGCCTGGAGTTTTGAGATTCATTACCGGAAGGGAGTTCAGGCTCACATTGAACCATAGCATATTGTTTTTAATGTTTTTTTTCCGGAGCATGTCACACTCTTTGTTTGGGTATTCAGTTGGGTCGGGTGTTAGCTTTGCGTATGCCAGATACCACTGCTGTTTTGACTTTTGCAATAAAAGCTAGATGTTACTCTTTTTCTGGAGCACAACTGATACTCACAGTCACCCCCGCATGCCTCGGTCACTCCTCATCAAACCGGTGGTTACTCACTCACGAGCTCCGCAATATGTTGTCACTTCGGGGATTTGGTCCGGGATACTGCCAAGCAAGCCACAGCTCAGCTCCGGATGTGGCTGGTGCTTCTCCGGGTTTCTCGGCATTGCGAGGCGGGAGCTCGCCATTGCATCATTGAATgccccaccaccctcaacccgCTGTCTGTAAaggtgggtggatggataACATCTCCGAGTTTCGCACCGCGGCCCGGATGATTTCTGGCGACATTTCTTTTTCCATACTCTATTCCTACAGCGACAAACATAGCCACCATGGCGCCCTGAATAGCGTCTCTCGACAAGCTCCGAGAGTCCATTGTGCCGTCATTGGCACCTGAACATCTTTTCCAACCACCTCCGCGCGATTTGTGCGCCGACGACCTGTTCACTGGCACACCCATCCCTGACGACGCGCACATTGCGCGGGAGAACGCGAATACAAAAGTCGAGTAGGCTTCCGGTCGAACGAGGGTCTCGcgccccctctcctccagcGCCATGGCTCCCCAGGCGCGAATCATGATGTCCTCCACGACAACCTTCCACCGGGCAGCTCTCTCGcctcccttctccctcctcctccgcactCGAACCAGAACAACCACACCATGGAACAACACCCACCGATTATCTGCCCTCTCCCCGTCCTCGCCCCTTCGAGCCGTCTTCCACACCAGCTTACCCCGACTATGGGGCCCTCGCGGtccaccaacaccagaaCCCACACAGACACAGACACCCACAAAAGGAGGACCAAAGGGGGCAAAACCACAATTTGACCCCCTCGCGGCGATAGACAAGTCAGCTCAGGAGCAACGCAAAGCTGATTGGGCGATTATGAAGGAAATGTCGCGGTACATTTGGCCAAAGGACAGCTTCGGCGACAAGATGAGGGTCATGATCgcggttgggttgttggtcGGTGCCAAGGTGCTTAACGTACAggtgcccttcttcttcaaggAAATCGTCGACTCTCTCAACATGGACTTTGGGACCACTGGCGGGACTGTCACGGCTGCGGCTGGGGCTATGATTCTAGCGTACGGCGGCGCGAGGATAGGAGCTGTCGTCTCGCAAGAGTTGCGAAATGCGGTTTTCTCCTCGGTGGCTCAAAAGGCGATCAGACGGGTGGCCACCAAGACGTTTGGCCATCTGCTCAATCTGGACTTGAGTTTCCACTTGTCCAAGCAGACGGGTGGTTTGACGAGGGCGATTGATAGGGGTACCAAGGGTATCAGCTTCCTGCTGACGAGCATGGTCTTTCACATTGTGCCTACCGCGCTCGAGATCACCATGGTTTGTGGCATCCTCACTTATCAATTCGGGTGGGAGTTTGCTGCCATCACGGCTTGCACCATGGCGACGTATACCGCTTTTACCATCTGGACTACGGCATGGAGGACAAAGTTTAGGAGGCAGGCAAACGCGGCAGACAACCGCGCTTCGACGGTCGCGGTGGACAGTCTGATCAACTACGAGGCGGTCAAGTACTTTAACAATGAAAAGTACGAGATTGGGCGCTATGACCGGGCCCTGCAGCAGTACGAGAAGAGCAGCATTAAAGTGGCGACTTCTCTGGCGTTTCTGAACTCTGGACAAAACATCATCTTCTCTTCGGCGCTGACGATCATGATGTGGCTGGGTGCCAAGGGGATCGTGGCGGGTACGCTGTCAGTGGGTGATCTGGTCCTCATCAACCAGTTGGTGTTTCAGCTGTCGGTCCCTCTCAACTTTTTGGGATCTGTCTACCGCGAGCTGAGGCAGTCACTTCTAGACATGGAGACTCTGTTTAATCTGCAAAAGGTCAACGTCAgcatcaaggagaaggagggcgcCAAGGCGTTGGCTCTCCCCAAAGGCGGCGAGATCAAGTTTGAGGATGTCAACTTTGGATACTACGAGGACCGGCCGATTCTCCGGAATTTGAgcctcaccatccccgcGGGCAAGAAGGTTGCTGTGGTCGGACCGTCTGGGTGTGGCAAGTCGACGCTGCTCAGGTTGCTGTTCCGCAGCTACGACGCCCAGAGCGGGAGGATCTTGATTGACGACCAGGATATCAAGGATGTTACGCTC
Protein-coding regions in this window:
- the ATM1 gene encoding Iron-sulfur clusters transporter atm1, mitochondrial (EggNog:ENOG503NUAA; COG:Q), which encodes MAPQARIMMSSTTTFHRAALSPPFSLLLRTRTRTTTPWNNTHRLSALSPSSPLRAVFHTSLPRLWGPRGPPTPEPTQTQTPTKGGPKGAKPQFDPLAAIDKSAQEQRKADWAIMKEMSRYIWPKDSFGDKMRVMIAVGLLVGAKVLNVQVPFFFKEIVDSLNMDFGTTGGTVTAAAGAMILAYGGARIGAVVSQELRNAVFSSVAQKAIRRVATKTFGHLLNLDLSFHLSKQTGGLTRAIDRGTKGISFLLTSMVFHIVPTALEITMVCGILTYQFGWEFAAITACTMATYTAFTIWTTAWRTKFRRQANAADNRASTVAVDSLINYEAVKYFNNEKYEIGRYDRALQQYEKSSIKVATSLAFLNSGQNIIFSSALTIMMWLGAKGIVAGTLSVGDLVLINQLVFQLSVPLNFLGSVYRELRQSLLDMETLFNLQKVNVSIKEKEGAKALALPKGGEIKFEDVNFGYYEDRPILRNLSLTIPAGKKVAVVGPSGCGKSTLLRLLFRSYDAQSGRILIDDQDIKDVTLESLRKSIGVVPQDTPLFNDTVELNIRYGNMDAPAEDVFAAAQRAHIHDKIESWPHGYQTKVGERGLMISGGEKQRLAVSRLILKDPPLLFFDEATSALDTHTEQALMSNINEILRGKERTSVFVAHRLRTIYDADLIIVLKEGSLVEQGTHKELLEKGGLYSELWSAQERWGEEEEINAEKKE
- a CDS encoding uncharacterized protein (COG:Z; EggNog:ENOG503NWYH); amino-acid sequence: MSVRVVARIRPLLEKELDKDVIVTADRAQDGKPLTIVKIPSPKNEAEEFSFAFNSVYDQATTQEELFTAEVAPHLKALFQGYDVTIFAYGVTGTGKTHTMRGGLKLAERGVIPRLLSNVFRRGKKLAKDSNGETTVDVALSYYEIYNDKVFDLLEPPEKRTPSGLPLREKDGKTMVVGLSERTCEDLKDFEKLYIEANNNRVTAATKLNAHSSRSHAILRVKVTQTTGDMVRESTASAIDLAGSEDNRRTDNGKERLIESAAINKSLFVLSQCIDAISRGDKRIPYRESKMTRILSLGQNNGITIMILNLAPIRSYHLDTISSLNVSSRAKRIEVREIENEVVFKQLPRSTVGLGGPNVIRQPLRPLANAHNVATGAVLAAKAAEKAAEKADKPAKAFMVYTDKKPAAAPARPVPAVANTSSKLQPPMVITKRISDVTDSALRPSKLARPTQIGHPRPAVAAPAKEQQLSISAAQIEAMVEKKVAEILASRAAELTPPATTPEPAAQPKEEISEDVKRRLEALEKRIEKESSREDGRSEGLRLLLQARQAKERGEEEETLRLYESALPYFPGQTKLLAKIEKLKIKLGKMAPEERTTPRKTKKILVLKDEDGEYDGTEADVEDDVPLRQRKTSKKKVSKASDGEDSTGPASPRTQQLLDIVNSRDLALIKGLHGFGAKKAQDLVDVLNLKGDGTDEVNRIASLSQLKMLPGIGTRTVERAYEGLTLEV